Proteins from a single region of Takifugu rubripes chromosome 4, fTakRub1.2, whole genome shotgun sequence:
- the ccdc85a gene encoding coiled-coil domain-containing protein 85A: protein MEKSAQQPKSAESPTEELSKISDEELLKWSKEELVRRLRRAEMEKRGVIVEHGNLMREVNRRLQQHLNEIRSLKDVNQKLQEDNQELRDLCCFLDDDRQKGKRVSREWQRLGRYSASLMRKEVAIYLQKLKELEQQQVEVIRENLELKEVCLMLEEERVMTAAGGGGGLGRRSSVDSQSSSQLCGSGPAPGLLRDVGDGSSTSSAGSTDSPDNLKPPPPSSGTSPGSGLRPADMFESMGRRHSSTPEYHTFPQACRPRGGSLTNLDPRDPGLEKHKSPTRLPCDSHPKPSSADLLAHKQLVMSAPASPGSGKGSTNSSPDPSRRHHAVSKVGAVCGKAEARQTAMVTPEHLRKARVIIGSPESVRHHHHYQYSPGMEKSKGRYGGGSPDRDGAQRRGVGEEMAPHHQTLYNALISAGCCSNTCRSVNLWDSFDSS from the exons ATGGAGAAAAGCGCACAGCAGCCCAAAAGCGCAGAGAGCCCCACAGAGGAGCTCTCCAAAATCAGCgacgaggagctgctgaagtgGAGCAAAGAGGAGCTGGTGCGCAGGCTGCGAAGGGCAGAGATGGAAAAGAGAGGCGTCATCGTGGAGCACGGAAATCTGATGCGGGAGGTGAACCGGagactccagcagcacctgaacgAGATACGCAGTCTGAAG GATGTGAATCAGAAACTCCAGGAGGACAACCAGGAGCTGCGGGACCTGTGTTGCTTCCTGGATGACGACCGGCAGAAGGGGAAGCGTGTGTCACGGGAGTGGCAGCGCCTGGGTCGCTATAGCGCCAGCCTGATGAGGAAGGAGGTGGCCATCTATCTacagaagctgaaggagctggagcagcaacaggtgGAGGTCATCCGCGAGAACTTGGAGCTCAAGGAGGTGTGTCtcatgctggaggaggagcgggtcATGACCGCGGCTGGTGGAGGCGGGGGCCTTGGTCGCAGGAGCTCTGTCGACAGTCAGAGCTCCTCTCAGCTATGCGGGAGCGGCCCGGCTCCAGGCCTGCTGCGAGATGTTGGCGACGGGAGCAGCACCTCCAGTGCGGGGAGCACAGACAGCCCTGATAACCTCaaacctcctcccccctcctccggaACCAGTCCTGGATCTGGTTTAAGACCAGCGGACATGTTTGAATCTATGGGCAGGAGGCACAGCTCTACCCCAGAGTATCACACTTTCCCCCAGGCCTGCCGACCTCGAGGCGGGTCCTTGACTAATCTCGACCCCCGGGATCCAGGCCTGGAAAAACACAAGTCTCCCACCAGGCTACCGTGTGACTCCCATCCCAAACCCAGCAGCGCTGACCTGCTGGCCCACAAACAGCTAGTGATGTCAGCGCCAGCATCTCCGGGCTCTGGGAAGGGCTCCACTAACTCCAGCCCAGACCCGAGTCGCAGACATCATGCCGTTTCCAAAGTGGGGGCAGTCTGTGGGAAAGCTGAGGCGAGACAGACCGCCATGGTGACGCCAGAGCACCTACGGAAAGCGAGGGTCATCATCGGAAGTCCAGAGTCTGTGCGGCACCACCATCACTATCAGTACAGTCCCGGCATGGAAAAAAGCAAAGGGAGATACGGCGGCGGCTCCCCTGACAGGGATGGCGCTCAGAGAAGGGGGGTGGGTGAGGAAAtggccccccaccaccagaccCTGTACAACG CTTTGATCTCAGCTGGTTGCTGCAGCAACACTTGCAGGAGTGTAAACCTTTGGGACAG CTTTGATTCCTCTTGA